A single Chanos chanos chromosome 8, fChaCha1.1, whole genome shotgun sequence DNA region contains:
- the rsph3 gene encoding radial spoke head protein 3 homolog: MTSVLQRQNEASNGTYTFSSRPRPVQNRPSYREPAAVQNESHYGNIMYDRRVVRGNTYAQHTLPVTAQPDHAEMQRQQQARRRALALKRAKEQLPPMTPEAVEGRKHREMQTEMYLEDLSDLPEESSVECQTDAFLDKPASPLFIPAKSGRDVATQIEEGELFDFDMEVRPVLEVLVGKTMEQALLEVLEEEELASLRAQQRAFQELRNAELAEVQRLEEQERRHREEKERRIKQQREVLQQEKETVEKIAARAFAQQYLSGLLPTVYSTLKDQGYFYDPVDRDIETEFLPWLMEEVSSSFQKRYVARTVLDMLIRDVVSHRLDNLHQTSSSSQ; this comes from the exons ATGACCTCTGTTTTACAGCGTCAAAACGAGGCGTCGAATGGGACGTATACGTTTTCCAGCCGTCCCCGACCTGTTCAAAACCGCCCCAGTTACAGGGAACCCGCGGCGGTGCA AAATGAAAGTCATTATGGCAACATCATGTATGACCGACGCGTGGTCAGGGGGAACACATACGCCCAACACACTCTACCGGTT acagctcaGCCTGACCATGCTGAAATGCAGAGACAGCAGCAGGCCCGGAGACGAGCTCTGGCCCTGAAGCGCGCCAAGGAACAGCTTCCCCCCATGACGCCGGAAGCCGTAGAgggcagaaaacacagagaaatgcaaaCTG AGATGTATCTAGAGGACCTGAGTGATCTTCCGGAGGAATCCAGTGTGGAATGTCAGACTGATGCCTTCCTGGACAAACCAGCCTCCCCCCTTTTCATTCCCGCCAAGTCAGGACGGGATGTGGCCACACAGATAGAGGAAGGAGAG CTCTTCGACTTTGACATGGAGGTGCGTCCTGTTCTGGAGGTGCTCGTGGGGAAGACGATGGAACAGGCACTGCTGGAGgttctggaggaggaggagctggcCAGTCTACGGGCGCAGCAGCGTGCTTTTCAGGAGCTCCGCAATGCAGAGCTGGCAGAGGTGCAGAGactggaggagcaggagagacgTCACCGTGAGGAGAAG GAACGTCGAATTAAGCAGCAGAGGGAGGTCCttcagcaggagaaagagacgGTGGAGAAGATTGCTGCGCGGGCGTTTGCACAGCAGTACCTGTCTGGCCTGCTACCCACTGTCTACAGCACCCTGAAGGACCAAGGCTACTTCTACGACCCTGTAGACAGAG ATATAGAGACTGAATTCCTTCCCTGGCTAATGGAAGAAGTCAGCAGCTCTTTCCAGAAGCGCTATGTGGCCAGAACTGTGCTAGACA TGCTGATCCGTGACGTCGTCAGCCACAGACTGGACAACCTCCATCAgacttcctcctcctcacagtGA
- the tagapb gene encoding T cell activation RhoGTPase activating protein b: protein MRRGSFDEASAAVRPHLRSLAQRRRSAPTLVFGKALGMPWSPIREEARCVVAVEQSPFVLGLTGENSQLILHECVRLMEGVKSRERHLFLFSDVLVIAKLKSVASYRLKYRVNLEEVWVYGFEGEDEEMEEEVDFDLKSSVVLAWPLTFCVVSFCLPEVKELWLETLHRRMSDSFIVTDAVSGICCVFCRQICEARERTRSFPLTPSIPMKLPTANISAKTLTGGGMDSLIELPLDGDGKSSAVPKQLCNQGEQVRQPIENGVSTVNKRKLFPFLKRSSTQTGLAVPSETESKNLLFGVPLSKLCSGDESSLPKPILEVLSLLWRKGPNTEGVFRKTGNSKTLNTIRDQLNTGVQVDLATLPVVLLVGLLKSFLRELPGSLLQVELSKGWMSALEKENVPEKHADIMRVVDKLPSANCVLLRHLLCLLHHISQSSDINKMDTRNLAVCIAPTLLQSDSLAPDVDMVEKVTILTQYLIENCTELFGEQILTLLGDPEEEELGENSDSLSSHQQDSAYDSTDPDPDPNPDPDADPDPDSGDATGRRLSQHSPLLGRTEHSNITSCSSDAIFQTFTTPFSRRCSEPSIFPSAAMGTVHGLARSFDDFSRQQGDFDDHPLKKQNSDDSLLHPYYGARLSLQPLRRLGGSLNMDLPGSSAPASKVCSCSSSCSLESGASNISEGSMFTSSPLASPPGLQRSQSAKQVPVPARPRSDLPKAEGDVKRRSQSFKTKGFSSFSFSRSSTKKAETQKEIYSCDTLPEDSQSEMEEVPRRQRPLSAIEVFQHVDSRLPSSPPSYEQALEQRGSMTVQAAMEAGRRSRPISMNETLLNSCFVGHLPDGLPRPAEDGGAVSPRPAPFRQRAMSESVPHLRHEQVARRCSQPVFEEFSYAKESYV from the exons ATGAGAAGGGGAAGTTTTGATGAAGCATCTGCAGCAGTGAGACCA CACCTGCGCAGTTTAGCTCAGAGGAGACGCTCGGCTCCGACGCTGGTGTTCGGGAAGGCTTTGGGAATGCCATGGAGTCCGATaag GGAGGAGGCTCGGTGTGTGGTGGCAGTGGAACAGAGTCCGTTTGTGTTGGGTCTCACCGGAGAAAACTCACAGCTCATcttgcatgagtgtgtgcgactgatggagggagtgaagagcagagaaagacaCCTCTTCCTTTTCAGCGATGTGCTTGTCATTGCCAAACTCAA ATCTGTTGCCAGTTACAGACTGAAATACAGGGTGAATCTGGAGGAGGTGTGGGTCTATGGCTTTGagggtgaggatgaggagatggaggaagaggtTGATTTTGACCTGAAGTCGTCTGTCGTGCTGGCCTGGCCACTCACCTTCTGTGTGGTGTCTTTTTg TTTGCCTGAggtgaaagagctctggttagaGACACTTCACAG GAGAATGAGTGACTCGTTCATTGTGACAG ATGCAGTGAGTGGgatttgctgtgttttctgcaGGCAGATCTGTGAGGCCAGAGAAAGGACACGCAGCTTTCCTTTAACCCCAAGTATCCCCATGAAGCTCCCAACTGCCAACATCAGT GCTAAAACTCTAACGGGAGGTGGGATGGACTCTTTGATTGAGTTGCCACTTGAT GGAGATGGCAAAAGCTCTGCTGTGCCAAAGCAGTTGTGTAACCAGGGAGAGCAAGTGCGACAGCCCATTG AAAATGGAGTCAGCACCGTGAACAAGAGGAAGTTATTTCCTTTCTTGAAGAGgagctccacacaaacaggcCTGGCCGTCCCCTCAGAGACGGAGAGCAAGAACCTGCTGTTCGGAGTTCCTCTCTCCAAACTCTGCTCAGGGGATGAGTCGTCTCTGCCCAAGCCGATTCTG GAGGTGCTTTCTCTGCTCTGGAGAAAAGGCCCCAACACTGAGGGTGTGTTCAGGAAGACAGGGAACAGCAAGACCCTGAACACCATCCGCGACCAGCTGAACACCGGTGTTCAGGTGGACCTGGCCACCCTGCCTGTCGTCCTGCTCGTTGGACTACTGAAG AGCTTTCTGAGAGAGCTGCCGGGCAGTCTGCTCCAGGTGGAGCTCAGTAAGGGCTGGATGAGCGCTCTGGAGAAGGAGAACGTGCCGGAGAAACATGCTGACATAATGAG GGTTGTTGACAAACTCCCGTCGGCTAACTGTGTCCTGCTACGACATTTGCTGTGTTTGCTCCATCACATCAGCCAGAGCTCAGACATCAACAAAATGGACACCAGGAACCTGGCGGTGTGCATAGCCCCCACGCTGCTGCAGAGCGACAGCCTGGCCCCCGACGTTGACATGGTGGAGAAG GTGACGATTCTGACCCAGTACCTGATTGAGAACTGCACCGAGCTGTTCGGAGAGCAGATTCTGACCCTCCTGGGTGACCCTGAGGAGGAAGAGCTGGGAGAAAACTCAG ATTCTCTGTCCTCACACCAACAAGACTCTGCCTACGATAGTAcggaccctgaccctgaccctaaccctgaccctgatgctgaccctgaccctgactcGGGGGATGCCACGGGAAGACGTCTCTCTCAGCACAGCCCGCTCCTGGGTCGAACAGAACATTCGAACATCACTTCCTGCTCCTCCGACGCAATATTCCAGACCTTCACCACGCCCTTCAGTCGCCGCTGCTCAGAACCTTCCATCTTTCCCTCCGCCGCCATGGGAACGGTGCACGGGCTGGCCCGGAGTTTTGACGACTTCTCCAGACAGCAAGGGGACTTTGATGACCATCCTCTGAAGAAGCAGAACTCAGACGACTCCCTCCTCCACCCATACTACGGCGCCAGGCTGAGCCTGCAGCCTCTCAGAAGACTTGGCGGGAGCCTGAATATGGACCTGCCGGGGAGCTCTGCTCCAGCCTCCAAGGTTtgttcctgctcctcctcctgttcACTGGAGAGCGGCGCCTCCAACATCTCGGAAGGCTCCATGTTCACGAGTTCTCCTCTCGCCTCACCTCCCGGCCTCCAGAGGTCCCAGTCTGCAAAGCAGGTGCCAGTTCCCGCCCGGCCCAGGTCCGACCTGCCAAAGGCAGAGGGTGACGTGAAACGTCGCTCCCAGTCCTTCAAGACCAAGGGCTTttcatctttctccttctccaggAGCAGCACAAAGaaagcagagacacagaagGAGATTTACTCCTGTGACACGCTCCCAGAGGACTCGCAGAGCGAGATGGAGGAGGTGCCCCGTCGCCAGAGACCGCTGTCTGCCATCGAGGTCTTCCAGCACGTGGACAGTCGTCTCCCCAGCAGCCCGCCGTCCTACGAACAGGCTCTGGAGCAGCGCGGCTCAATGACCGTCCAGGCAGCCATGGAGGCGGGGAGAAGGTCCCGCCCCATCTCCATGAATGAAACCCTGCTGAACTCTTGCTTCGTCGGTCACTTGCCCGACGGCTTGCCAAGACCCGCAGAGGACGGCGGCGCGGTATCACCCCGGCCGGCACCGTTCCGGCAGAGAGCCATGTCTGAGTCCGTGCCCCATTTAAGGCATGAACAGGTGGCCCGCAGGTGCAGTCAGCCTGTGTTTGAGGAATTCTCCTACGCCAAGGAGTCTTACGTCTAA